Proteins encoded by one window of Superficieibacter sp. HKU1:
- a CDS encoding dimethyl sulfoxide reductase anchor subunit family protein → MGNGWHEWPLVLFTVLGQCVVGGLIVTGLGWMACSDDRAGQQRIVRSMFFLWLVMGIAFLASVMHLGSPLRAFNSLNRVGASALSNEIASGSLFFAVGGIGWLVAVIGKMPALLGKIWLIISMVLGILFIWAMTRVYQIDTVPTWYTGYTTASFFLTALTGGPIFGALLLCAARIPFKGTVFASLSIVALLVSAAVMLLQGAHIGTVQSSVQQASALVPDYAVIQICRLGLLALGLGCWICPLVRRQSPHLISLLTGWVLIVAGEVLGRVVFYGLHMTTGMAVAG, encoded by the coding sequence ATGGGAAATGGATGGCATGAATGGCCGCTGGTGCTGTTTACTGTACTCGGACAATGCGTGGTGGGCGGACTGATTGTCACGGGACTGGGGTGGATGGCGTGCTCTGACGATCGTGCCGGTCAGCAGCGGATTGTCCGCAGCATGTTTTTTCTCTGGCTGGTAATGGGGATTGCTTTTCTGGCCTCGGTAATGCACCTCGGCTCACCGCTGAGAGCGTTTAACTCGCTGAATCGGGTCGGTGCCTCCGCACTCAGTAATGAAATTGCCAGCGGCTCGCTGTTTTTTGCTGTGGGCGGCATCGGGTGGCTGGTCGCCGTGATCGGTAAAATGCCTGCGCTATTGGGTAAAATCTGGCTGATTATCAGCATGGTGCTGGGGATTCTTTTCATCTGGGCCATGACCCGCGTGTATCAGATTGATACGGTGCCGACCTGGTACACCGGCTATACCACGGCAAGTTTCTTCCTCACCGCATTGACAGGCGGCCCTATTTTTGGCGCATTACTGCTGTGTGCGGCACGAATTCCGTTTAAAGGGACCGTGTTCGCCTCGCTTAGCATTGTCGCCTTACTGGTCAGTGCTGCGGTTATGCTATTACAGGGCGCACACATTGGCACGGTACAAAGTTCCGTACAGCAGGCCAGCGCGCTGGTACCAGATTATGCTGTGATACAGATTTGCCGTCTGGGATTGCTGGCGCTCGGTCTGGGCTGCTGGATTTGCCCGCTTGTCCGCCGTCAATCGCCGCACCTCATCAGCTTATTAACGGGTTGGGTACTGATTGTCGCCGGTGAAGTACTGGGACGCGTGGTGTTTTATGGTCTGCATATGACCACTGGCATGGCCGTTGCCGGATAA
- the dmsD gene encoding Tat proofreading chaperone DmsD, whose translation MNELHECGSFAFTARVLGALFYYPPDTPDVATLADAFVSGEWAGQWPLPAEALEPLVNTFSQKSDESLPEAFQRLFVGPWTLPAPPWGSVWLDRESVLFGDSTLALRQWMRENDIAFDSHQNEPEDHFGTLLLLVAWLSEHGREAQCEQLLAWHLLPWSGRFLTLFSEHADHPFYQALGQLAQLTLAQWQERLLIPVAQKPLYR comes from the coding sequence ATGAATGAATTACACGAGTGCGGATCGTTTGCTTTTACAGCTCGCGTGCTGGGCGCACTCTTTTATTATCCGCCGGATACGCCTGATGTTGCCACGCTGGCAGATGCCTTTGTCAGCGGTGAATGGGCCGGGCAGTGGCCGCTTCCAGCGGAAGCACTGGAGCCGCTGGTTAACACCTTCAGTCAAAAAAGCGACGAGTCTCTGCCCGAAGCTTTCCAGCGCCTTTTTGTGGGCCCGTGGACCCTGCCCGCGCCACCCTGGGGGTCCGTCTGGTTGGATCGGGAAAGCGTGCTATTTGGCGACTCGACGCTCGCGCTGCGCCAATGGATGCGTGAAAACGACATTGCCTTCGATAGTCATCAAAATGAGCCTGAAGATCATTTCGGCACCCTACTGCTGCTGGTTGCCTGGCTCAGTGAACATGGCCGCGAGGCGCAATGTGAACAGCTCCTGGCCTGGCATCTGCTGCCGTGGTCGGGACGTTTTCTGACGCTATTCAGTGAGCATGCTGACCATCCCTTTTATCAGGCCCTCGGTCAGTTGGCGCAACTCACGCTGGCACAATGGCAGGAACGGTTGTTAATTCCGGTCGCCCAAAAGCCGCTTTATCGCTAA
- the osmY gene encoding osmoprotectant ABC transporter permease OsmY — protein sequence MHNVTALQRALLFVAAIIIVLALLVWGIGPETIMARKVDLIYLGQQHLILVFSSMFLALLVGIPCGILLSRPAARGVAEYVMQIFNIGNTLPPLAVLALAMVFIGIGDTPAIIALFLASLLPIVRNTYAGLCSVPASLLEAANGIGMTKWQRLRQVELPNAWSVMLSGIRIATAINVGTAPLAFLIGASSYGELIFPGIYLNDFPTLILGATATALFALILDVLLASLGRILTPHVAR from the coding sequence ATGCATAATGTTACTGCGCTTCAGCGCGCGCTTTTATTCGTTGCAGCAATCATTATCGTGCTGGCATTACTGGTTTGGGGCATTGGTCCCGAAACGATTATGGCGCGAAAAGTTGACCTCATTTATCTCGGACAACAGCATCTGATCCTCGTATTTAGTTCTATGTTTTTAGCGCTGCTGGTAGGTATTCCTTGTGGGATCTTACTTAGTCGCCCTGCCGCTCGCGGCGTGGCGGAATACGTGATGCAGATATTTAATATCGGCAATACCCTGCCACCGCTGGCCGTGCTGGCACTGGCGATGGTGTTTATCGGCATCGGTGACACGCCGGCGATAATTGCACTTTTCCTTGCGTCTCTGCTGCCGATTGTGCGTAACACCTACGCCGGGCTGTGCTCGGTTCCGGCCTCGCTGCTGGAGGCGGCGAATGGTATTGGGATGACCAAATGGCAGCGTCTGCGCCAGGTGGAATTGCCTAATGCCTGGAGCGTCATGCTTTCCGGGATCCGCATTGCCACGGCAATCAACGTAGGTACTGCCCCGCTGGCCTTTCTTATTGGTGCCAGCAGCTACGGTGAGCTGATTTTCCCCGGCATCTATCTCAATGATTTCCCAACGCTCATTCTTGGTGCCACGGCGACTGCGCTGTTTGCCTTAATTCTTGACGTCCTGCTGGCAAGCCTTGGCCGGATCCTGACGCCGCACGTCGCCCGATAA
- the osmX gene encoding osmoprotectant ABC transporter substrate-binding protein OsmX, which translates to MTLRRHFIGLLAAATLVATQASAAPLVLATKSFTEQHILSAMTVQYLQKKGFQVQPQTNIATVISRNAMINKQIDMTWEYTGTSLIIFNHINKRMTPQETYDTVKKLDAKHGLVWLKPADMNNTYAFAMQRKRAEAEHITTMSQMVAKIENIRQTDPDKNWLLGLDLEFSGRSDGMKPLQKAYQMELDRPQIRQMDPGLVYNAIRDGFVDAGLIYTTDGRIKGFDLKVLEDDKGFFPSYAVTPVVRKDTLEANPGLEEALNTLSDQLNNETIIDLNAKVDIDHQSPQQVARDFLHSKGLL; encoded by the coding sequence ATGACGTTACGTAGACACTTTATTGGCCTGCTTGCGGCGGCGACGCTTGTCGCCACGCAGGCCAGCGCCGCCCCGCTGGTCCTGGCAACCAAAAGCTTCACGGAACAGCACATTCTTTCAGCCATGACCGTGCAATATTTGCAAAAGAAAGGATTTCAGGTTCAGCCGCAGACCAATATTGCGACGGTCATTTCGCGCAATGCCATGATTAACAAGCAGATTGATATGACGTGGGAATACACCGGCACGTCACTGATTATCTTTAATCACATCAACAAAAGAATGACCCCGCAGGAGACCTACGACACGGTGAAAAAGCTGGATGCCAAACACGGTCTGGTCTGGCTCAAACCCGCGGATATGAACAATACCTACGCCTTTGCCATGCAGCGTAAGCGTGCTGAGGCTGAGCACATAACCACCATGTCGCAAATGGTGGCAAAGATCGAAAATATTCGTCAAACCGATCCGGATAAAAACTGGTTGCTGGGACTGGATCTCGAATTTTCCGGGCGCAGCGACGGCATGAAACCGCTTCAGAAGGCCTATCAGATGGAACTTGACCGCCCGCAAATCCGCCAGATGGATCCGGGTCTGGTGTACAACGCCATTCGTGATGGCTTCGTTGACGCGGGTCTGATTTATACCACTGATGGTCGTATTAAAGGCTTCGACCTGAAAGTACTGGAAGACGATAAAGGCTTTTTCCCAAGCTATGCCGTCACCCCGGTGGTGCGTAAGGATACGCTGGAGGCTAACCCGGGACTGGAGGAAGCACTCAATACGCTGTCGGACCAGTTGAATAACGAAACGATCATCGATTTGAACGCCAAAGTGGATATCGATCATCAGTCACCTCAGCAGGTCGCCCGCGACTTCCTGCACAGCAAAGGCCTGCTATAA
- the osmW gene encoding osmoprotectant ABC transporter permease OsmW, whose translation MDTIHYMIDNAGYISSLTFQHLWLVGLAVGLAIIIGVPLGIVIVRYKWLATPVLGLATILLTIPSIALFGLMIPIFSLIGQGIGALPAITAVFLYSLLPIVRNTHTALDNLPPGLREAGRGIGMTFWQRLRWVEIPMALPVIFGGIRTAVVMNIGVMAIAAVIGAGGLGLLLLNGIGGSDIRMLIAGALMICLLAIVLDWLLHRLQIMLTPKGIR comes from the coding sequence ATGGATACCATACATTACATGATTGATAATGCTGGCTATATCTCCAGCCTGACGTTCCAGCACCTGTGGCTGGTTGGGCTGGCGGTGGGGCTGGCGATTATTATTGGCGTACCGCTTGGAATTGTGATTGTACGCTATAAATGGCTGGCAACCCCGGTGCTGGGACTGGCGACCATTCTGTTGACCATTCCTTCCATTGCGCTATTCGGCCTGATGATCCCGATCTTTTCCCTGATAGGCCAGGGGATTGGTGCCCTCCCCGCTATTACCGCCGTGTTTTTGTACTCGCTGCTGCCTATCGTGCGTAACACGCATACCGCGCTGGATAATCTGCCGCCGGGTTTGCGCGAGGCGGGTCGCGGCATTGGTATGACGTTCTGGCAACGTCTGCGCTGGGTTGAGATCCCGATGGCGCTGCCGGTTATTTTCGGCGGTATTCGTACTGCGGTAGTAATGAATATCGGGGTAATGGCGATAGCCGCCGTCATTGGCGCAGGCGGGCTGGGCCTTTTATTACTTAACGGTATCGGCGGAAGCGATATTCGCATGCTGATTGCCGGCGCATTAATGATTTGTCTGCTGGCGATTGTGCTGGACTGGTTACTGCATCGTCTGCAAATCATGCTGACACCGAAGGGGATACGATAA
- the osmV gene encoding osmoprotectant ABC transporter ATP-binding protein OsmV: MIKLENLTKQFKQKNGQTFNAVDNVNLNVPEGEMCVLLGPSGCGKTTTLKMINRLIPSSGGKILINGQDTSEMDTVTLRRNIGYVIQQIGLFPNMTIEENITVVPRMLGWDKARYKSRAEELMDMVALDSKKFLHRYPKEMSGGQQQRIGVIRALAADPPVLLMDEPFGAVDPINREVIQNQFLEMQRKLKKTVMLVSHDIDEALKLGDRIAVFRQGRIVQCASPDELLAKPANEFVGSFVGQDRTLKRLLLVSAGDVTDQQPTLTVRRSTPAAEAFAIMDDNDIRAITVVDVDGKPLGFIKRREARNATGESAALLHPFRVTGKAEDNLRVVLSKLYESNTSWMPIVDEEGRYSGEISQDYIADYLSSGRTRRALNIHSDN; the protein is encoded by the coding sequence ATGATAAAACTGGAAAACCTGACTAAACAATTTAAGCAAAAGAACGGCCAGACATTTAACGCGGTCGACAACGTTAACCTCAATGTGCCTGAAGGTGAGATGTGCGTTTTGCTCGGCCCTTCCGGTTGCGGTAAGACCACGACGCTGAAAATGATTAACCGGCTGATTCCCTCATCTGGCGGTAAAATCCTGATTAATGGTCAGGACACCAGCGAGATGGATACCGTAACGCTGCGGCGTAATATTGGCTACGTGATCCAGCAGATTGGCCTGTTCCCCAATATGACCATTGAAGAAAATATCACCGTGGTTCCCCGGATGCTGGGCTGGGACAAAGCGCGCTATAAAAGCCGCGCCGAAGAGCTGATGGATATGGTGGCGCTGGATTCGAAAAAGTTTCTGCACCGTTATCCGAAAGAAATGTCGGGTGGGCAACAGCAGCGTATCGGCGTTATTCGCGCCCTGGCGGCCGATCCGCCGGTATTGCTGATGGATGAACCTTTTGGTGCGGTCGACCCGATTAACCGTGAGGTGATCCAGAATCAGTTCCTGGAAATGCAGCGCAAGCTGAAAAAAACTGTCATGCTGGTCAGTCACGATATCGATGAAGCGCTGAAGCTTGGCGACCGGATTGCCGTCTTCCGCCAGGGGCGCATCGTTCAGTGCGCCAGCCCTGACGAACTGCTGGCAAAACCGGCGAATGAGTTCGTGGGCTCGTTTGTTGGTCAGGATCGCACGCTCAAGCGTCTGCTGTTAGTGTCAGCCGGTGACGTTACCGACCAGCAGCCAACCCTGACCGTGCGCCGCTCAACGCCTGCCGCAGAGGCGTTTGCAATAATGGATGATAACGACATTCGGGCGATCACCGTTGTTGACGTCGACGGTAAGCCGCTGGGCTTTATCAAACGTCGGGAAGCACGTAACGCGACCGGAGAAAGTGCGGCCCTGCTGCATCCGTTCCGCGTCACCGGTAAAGCTGAAGATAACCTGCGCGTGGTACTGTCGAAATTGTATGAGAGTAACACCAGCTGGATGCCGATTGTCGATGAAGAGGGTCGCTACAGCGGTGAAATCTCTCAGGACTATATCGCCGATTATCTCAGCTCCGGGCGTACCCGCCGCGCGTTGAATATTCACAGCGATAATTAA
- the clcB gene encoding voltage-gated ClC-type chloride channel ClcB — protein MHRLHTYPDSTVMLRRLLFAIAVGVLAALAVALFRHAMLALEWIFLSNNSGSLVNAANGLPWWRRLITPAIGGLAAGGLLFCWQWYTRQRPHAPTDYMEVLESENSEFDVGSSLIKSFASLLVVVSGSAIGREGAMILLSALAASFLARRFTAKEEWKLWIACGAAAGMASAYHAPLAGSLFIAEILFGTLMLASLGPVVIAAVTALLTTSLLNGGPSLLYNVQLTSPVEGIGYVLMLATGLLAGLCGPLFIWLMSASHRLFLSLKLSPPLQLAAGGLIVGVLSLLTPDVWGNGYSVVQGFLHLPPPFAVVAGIFVCKLFAVLASSGSGAPGGVFTPTLFMGMATGMLFASLWALWLPGYGDIAVLLGLTGMATLLAATTHAPIMSALMICEMTGQYVLLPGLLLSCVAASVLSRTLRRNSIYH, from the coding sequence ATGCACCGTCTTCATACCTACCCTGACTCAACCGTCATGCTTCGGCGTTTGTTGTTTGCGATTGCCGTTGGCGTGCTGGCAGCGCTGGCTGTAGCCCTGTTCCGCCATGCGATGCTGGCGCTGGAGTGGATCTTCCTGAGCAATAATAGCGGCAGCCTGGTCAACGCCGCCAATGGGCTACCGTGGTGGCGACGCCTGATCACGCCCGCCATCGGTGGACTGGCAGCAGGCGGCCTTTTATTCTGCTGGCAGTGGTACACCCGCCAGCGCCCTCATGCGCCAACCGATTATATGGAAGTGCTGGAAAGTGAAAACAGCGAGTTTGATGTCGGTTCCAGTCTAATCAAATCATTTGCCTCACTGCTGGTGGTGGTCAGCGGTAGCGCCATCGGTCGTGAAGGCGCGATGATCCTGCTTTCTGCCCTTGCCGCCTCTTTTCTGGCGCGCCGTTTTACGGCAAAGGAGGAATGGAAACTGTGGATTGCGTGCGGTGCAGCAGCCGGGATGGCCAGCGCCTATCATGCGCCGCTGGCGGGCAGTCTGTTCATTGCCGAGATTTTATTCGGTACCTTAATGCTGGCCTCATTAGGACCCGTCGTCATTGCAGCAGTGACCGCTTTGCTGACCACTTCGCTGCTCAACGGTGGACCGTCTCTGCTCTACAACGTTCAGCTTACATCACCTGTGGAAGGGATTGGCTATGTGTTGATGCTGGCGACCGGCCTGCTTGCCGGGTTGTGTGGTCCGCTGTTTATCTGGCTTATGTCGGCCAGCCACCGCCTTTTTCTTAGCCTGAAGTTGTCACCGCCGTTGCAGCTGGCCGCGGGTGGCCTGATTGTCGGTGTATTATCCCTGCTCACGCCGGACGTCTGGGGCAATGGGTATAGCGTCGTGCAGGGATTTTTGCATCTGCCACCGCCGTTTGCGGTAGTGGCAGGCATATTTGTCTGTAAGCTGTTTGCCGTGCTCGCCAGCAGCGGATCGGGCGCGCCGGGAGGCGTTTTTACACCGACGCTCTTTATGGGTATGGCAACGGGGATGCTTTTTGCGAGTCTGTGGGCGCTGTGGCTACCGGGCTATGGAGATATTGCCGTTCTGCTGGGATTAACCGGCATGGCGACATTGTTAGCGGCGACCACTCATGCCCCGATTATGTCGGCGCTGATGATTTGTGAAATGACCGGGCAATATGTGTTATTACCCGGCTTGTTGCTCTCCTGCGTGGCGGCCTCCGTTTTGTCACGGACCTTACGCCGGAACTCCATCTATCATTAG
- the bioD gene encoding dethiobiotin synthase codes for MLKRFFITGTDTAVGKTVVSRALLQAMAACGKSVAGYKPVAKGSKQTPEGLRNKDALVLQSVSSLALPYEAINPVALSEEESSVAHSSPINYSRLSEGLASLTRQVDHVVVEGTGGWRSLMNDLRPLSEWVVQEQLPVLMVVGIQEGCINHALLTAQAIANDGLPLMGWVANRINPGLAHYAEIIDVLSKKLPAPLVGELPYLPRAEQRDLASYIHLTMLKDVLMIDGVPA; via the coding sequence ATGCTTAAGCGTTTCTTTATTACCGGTACTGATACTGCTGTCGGAAAAACGGTGGTTTCCCGCGCGCTGCTCCAGGCGATGGCTGCCTGCGGCAAAAGCGTGGCGGGGTACAAACCCGTCGCCAAAGGGAGCAAACAGACGCCGGAGGGACTGCGTAATAAAGATGCTCTGGTGCTGCAAAGCGTTTCATCACTCGCTCTGCCTTACGAAGCCATTAATCCCGTCGCGCTGAGCGAAGAGGAAAGCAGCGTGGCACACAGTTCGCCCATCAACTACTCGCGCCTTTCTGAAGGGCTTGCCAGCCTGACCCGCCAGGTTGATCACGTTGTGGTCGAAGGCACAGGGGGATGGCGTAGCCTGATGAACGATCTGCGTCCGCTCTCCGAGTGGGTGGTACAGGAGCAGCTTCCGGTGCTGATGGTGGTTGGCATTCAGGAGGGCTGTATCAACCACGCGTTATTGACCGCGCAGGCCATTGCCAATGACGGATTGCCGCTGATGGGCTGGGTCGCCAACCGTATCAATCCGGGGCTGGCGCACTATGCTGAAATTATTGACGTGCTCAGTAAAAAACTGCCCGCACCGCTGGTGGGCGAGTTGCCTTATTTGCCCAGGGCGGAGCAGCGCGATCTGGCATCCTATATCCATCTCACGATGCTCAAAGATGTACTAATGATAGATGGAGTTCCGGCGTAA
- the mlc gene encoding sugar metabolism global transcriptional regulator Mlc, whose amino-acid sequence MVADSQPGHIDQIKQTNAGAVYRLIDQLGPVSRIDLSRLAQLAPASITKIVREMLEAHLVQETEIQDPGSRGRPAVGLKVETDAWHYLSLRINRGTIQIALRDLSSKSVAEEELELPLDDPQPLLTRIITHIDQFFIRHQHKLERLTAIAITLPGIIDTENGIVHRMPFYLDVKEMPLGETLEKHTGVPVYIQHDISAWTMAELLFGASRGARDVIQVVIDHNVGAGVITDGRLLHAGSSSLVEIGHTQVDPWGKRCYCGNHGCLETIASIESVLELAQARMSQSMSSRLHEQPLTVTSLCEAAQQGDLLAKDIISGVGTHVGRIIAIMVNLFNPQKILIGSPFNQAADTLFPAIADCIRQQALPAYSKHITVESTQFSNQGTMAGAALVKDAMYNGSLLIRLLQG is encoded by the coding sequence GTGGTAGCCGATAGTCAGCCAGGACATATTGATCAGATTAAGCAAACCAATGCGGGAGCAGTTTATCGCCTGATTGATCAGCTTGGCCCGGTATCACGTATTGATTTATCACGTCTCGCACAGCTTGCTCCTGCCAGCATTACTAAAATTGTCCGTGAAATGCTGGAAGCGCACCTGGTACAGGAAACGGAAATCCAGGATCCCGGAAGCCGCGGTCGTCCGGCCGTCGGCCTGAAGGTCGAGACGGACGCCTGGCACTATCTTTCCCTGCGCATTAATCGTGGCACTATCCAGATTGCACTGCGTGATTTGAGTAGCAAATCGGTGGCTGAAGAAGAACTTGAACTGCCGCTGGACGATCCGCAACCGCTGTTAACCCGCATTATTACCCATATTGACCAGTTTTTTATCCGCCATCAGCATAAGCTTGAACGTCTGACCGCCATCGCCATCACGCTACCCGGTATCATTGACACCGAAAATGGCATTGTACACCGCATGCCGTTCTATCTGGATGTTAAAGAGATGCCGCTGGGTGAGACGCTGGAAAAACATACCGGCGTCCCTGTTTATATTCAGCACGATATCAGCGCCTGGACCATGGCGGAACTCCTGTTTGGCGCGTCGCGCGGTGCGCGGGATGTGATTCAGGTTGTCATCGATCATAACGTCGGTGCGGGGGTGATCACGGATGGACGTCTTTTGCATGCCGGGAGCAGCAGCCTGGTGGAAATAGGCCATACGCAGGTCGATCCGTGGGGAAAACGCTGTTACTGCGGCAACCATGGCTGTCTGGAAACCATCGCCAGTATCGAGAGCGTGCTTGAGCTTGCGCAGGCGCGCATGAGCCAGTCGATGAGTTCCCGGCTTCATGAGCAGCCGCTGACCGTCACCTCATTATGCGAGGCGGCGCAGCAGGGGGATTTGCTCGCCAAAGATATTATTAGTGGTGTCGGTACTCACGTTGGCCGCATCATTGCCATCATGGTAAATTTATTTAATCCACAAAAGATTTTAATCGGTTCACCGTTCAATCAGGCGGCGGATACGCTGTTTCCCGCTATCGCAGATTGCATTCGCCAGCAGGCGTTACCTGCCTATAGCAAGCATATTACGGTCGAAAGCACCCAATTTTCCAATCAGGGAACGATGGCCGGTGCCGCGCTGGTAAAAGACGCCATGTATAATGGATCTTTATTGATTCGCCTGTTGCAGGGTTAA
- a CDS encoding LysR family transcriptional regulator, whose protein sequence is MNIELRHLRYFIAVAEELHFGRAAARLNISQPPLSQQIQILEQQIDARLFNRTNRSVSLTTAGKQFLADSRQILAAVDDAASRATRLHQGEAGEIRLGFTSSAPFIKSVSDTLSSFRQDYPDVHIQTRETNTREQIAPLNDGALDLGLMRNTQLPDTLSWQAILHEPLLAMIHREHPLANQRVVSLAELAREPFVFFDPHVGTGLYDDILGLMRRYGLSPVITQEVGEAMTIIGLVAAGLGVSILPASFRRVQLDEMRWLPVLEKDAVSQMWLVWANHRTLSPAAVRFKDRLLTGAKAQKQQKNVR, encoded by the coding sequence ATGAATATCGAACTGCGCCATTTGCGCTATTTTATTGCGGTGGCTGAAGAGTTGCATTTTGGTCGCGCTGCTGCCCGCCTCAATATCTCTCAGCCTCCGCTCAGCCAGCAAATCCAGATCCTTGAGCAACAGATCGACGCGCGGCTGTTTAACCGTACCAATCGCAGCGTCAGTCTGACGACCGCGGGCAAGCAGTTTCTTGCCGATAGCCGACAGATCTTAGCCGCGGTTGACGATGCCGCCTCGCGTGCCACCCGTCTGCATCAGGGGGAAGCGGGGGAAATACGCCTCGGTTTTACCTCTTCAGCCCCCTTTATCAAATCCGTTTCTGACACCCTGTCTTCCTTTCGTCAGGATTATCCGGATGTCCATATTCAGACGCGCGAAACCAATACCCGCGAGCAGATTGCCCCCCTCAACGACGGTGCGCTGGATTTAGGACTGATGCGTAATACGCAACTGCCTGACACCCTGAGCTGGCAGGCGATCCTGCATGAACCGTTACTGGCCATGATCCATCGCGAGCATCCTCTGGCGAACCAGCGTGTCGTTTCTTTAGCGGAGCTGGCACGTGAGCCGTTTGTTTTCTTCGATCCCCACGTTGGAACAGGGCTGTATGACGATATTCTGGGACTGATGCGCCGCTATGGTTTATCACCCGTAATAACGCAGGAGGTGGGCGAGGCAATGACGATAATTGGCCTGGTGGCGGCCGGACTGGGCGTTTCGATTTTACCGGCGTCTTTCCGGCGCGTACAGCTGGACGAAATGCGCTGGCTACCGGTGCTCGAAAAAGATGCGGTTTCGCAAATGTGGCTGGTGTGGGCGAATCATCGCACGCTCAGTCCGGCAGCAGTTCGCTTTAAAGACCGGCTTTTAACTGGTGCAAAAGCCCAAAAACAACAAAAAAATGTGCGTTAA
- a CDS encoding MFS transporter, translated as MSRTSTVDANPPDDVIATPSSSQPAKYIQRGTRQFIRVTLALFSAGLATFALLYCVQPVLPVLSHEFGISPASSSISLSISTAMLAIGLLFTGPLSDAIGRKKVMVTALLLASCCTLLSTMMTSWHGILVMRALTGLSLSGVAAVGMTYLSEEIHPSFVAFSMGLYISGNSIGGMSGRLLSGVITDLFNWRIALAAIGCFALASAIMFWKILPESQHFKASSLRPKTLVLNFRLHWHDRGLPLLFMEGFLLMGSFVTLFNYIGYRLMLSPWSLSQAVVGLLSVAYLTGTWSSPKAGALTLRYGRGPVMIFSTGIMLIGLLLTLFASLWLIFAGMLLFSAGFFAAHSVASSWIGPRARRARGQASSLYLFSYYVGSSIAGTLGGLFWHNYGWNGVGGFIALMLTVALIVGYVLHRRLR; from the coding sequence TTGAGCCGTACATCCACCGTCGATGCCAATCCGCCAGACGACGTTATCGCCACGCCATCTTCATCGCAACCTGCAAAATATATTCAGCGCGGTACCCGACAATTTATTCGCGTTACGCTGGCCCTTTTTTCTGCCGGACTGGCTACCTTTGCCCTGCTCTATTGTGTTCAGCCTGTTCTGCCTGTGTTATCACACGAATTCGGCATTTCGCCTGCCAGCAGCAGTATTTCGCTCTCCATTTCAACGGCCATGCTGGCAATTGGATTGTTATTCACCGGTCCGCTGTCTGATGCCATCGGCCGCAAGAAAGTGATGGTCACCGCCCTTCTGCTCGCCTCTTGCTGTACGCTGCTATCCACCATGATGACCAGCTGGCACGGAATTTTAGTGATGCGGGCCTTGACCGGGCTGTCGTTAAGCGGCGTTGCCGCGGTAGGCATGACCTATCTGAGTGAGGAGATCCATCCAAGCTTTGTCGCCTTTTCCATGGGTCTGTATATCAGCGGAAATTCAATTGGCGGGATGAGCGGTCGTCTGTTGAGCGGGGTGATCACCGATCTGTTTAACTGGCGTATCGCGCTGGCGGCGATTGGCTGCTTCGCGCTGGCGTCCGCCATTATGTTCTGGAAAATCCTTCCGGAATCTCAGCACTTCAAAGCCTCATCGTTGCGCCCTAAAACTCTGGTACTGAATTTTCGCCTGCACTGGCACGACAGAGGGCTGCCGCTACTGTTTATGGAAGGTTTTTTGCTGATGGGGTCGTTTGTTACCCTGTTTAACTACATTGGCTACCGGTTAATGCTCTCGCCGTGGTCATTGAGTCAGGCGGTAGTGGGTCTGCTTTCTGTCGCCTATCTGACCGGCACGTGGAGTTCGCCGAAAGCGGGCGCGCTGACCCTGCGCTATGGTCGGGGACCGGTGATGATTTTCTCGACCGGGATAATGCTTATTGGTCTGCTGCTGACTCTTTTTGCATCGCTGTGGCTGATATTTGCCGGCATGCTGCTGTTTTCGGCGGGTTTCTTTGCCGCCCACTCTGTCGCCAGTAGCTGGATTGGTCCACGCGCACGCCGGGCACGCGGTCAGGCTTCCTCGCTGTACTTGTTTAGCTATTACGTTGGGTCCAGTATTGCTGGCACCCTGGGCGGGCTATTCTGGCACAACTATGGCTGGAATGGCGTGGGCGGTTTTATTGCCTTAATGCTTACTGTCGCCTTAATAGTGGGCTACGTTTTACACCGGCGATTACGTTAA